The Macaca mulatta isolate MMU2019108-1 chromosome 18, T2T-MMU8v2.0, whole genome shotgun sequence genomic interval ttttgaggattaaatgagttgatataTGTAAACTGCCTAGCACCTACTAAATGTTGTTGTCTTTCCTGTATCATCAAATTCATAATTAGGGAGCAGCGATTGGAAGTTTGGAGGCAGGCACCTCATTATTATTTCCATGCCTACCacctattatttctttattttgagatggagtcttgctctgtcacccaggctggagtgtagtgttgggatctcggctcactgcagcttctgcctcccaggttcaagcaactctcttgcctcagcctcttgtgtagctgggattacaggcgcacgccactatgcccggttgatttttgtattgttagtagacacagggtttcaccatgttggccaggctggtctcaaactcctgaccccatgatccgcccgcctcagcctcccaaagtgctgggattacaggcatgagccactgcacctggcctatttctttACCTTGTAGATAGTAGCTTTTTATTTAGCACTtatgtagctgggaccataggagtacgccaccatgcccagctaattttttgatcttgtagaggcaggatctcactctgttgtgcaagttggtttcgaactcctgggctcaagctatcctcttgcctcccaaagtgctgggattacaggcgtgagccaccacatctgtccCCTTTCAGATATCTTAATTTTGGTAAATTCCTTCAGTTACTAATCTGTGatgaactgatttttttcttcatatatatcAACAGTTGAAGAGCTCAAGCTCGGGAAAATGGTGTGCATTCCTTGTATCGTCATTCCAGTTCTGCTCTGGATCTACAAAAAATTCCTGGAGCCATACATATACCCTCTGATTTCCCCCTTCGTTAGCCGTATATGGCCTAAGAAAGCAATACAAGAATCCAACGATCCAAACAAAGGCAAAGTGGACTGTAAGGTAAGAACATTCACATGTCTTGAATTATGAGCAGTGAACAGGGGTGGTACTTGGGTGAAACACTTAGATTTTGGAAAGACAAGTTTTAGAACCAGAAGCTTCAATAGTTTGTCTAACATTTGGCttaaattaaagttttaaagt includes:
- the C18H18orf32 gene encoding UPF0729 protein C18orf32 homolog isoform X1, producing MVCIPCIVIPVLLWIYKKFLEPYIYPLISPFVSRIWPKKAIQESNDPNKGKVDCKGADMNGLPTKGPTEISDKKKD